A region from the Engraulis encrasicolus isolate BLACKSEA-1 chromosome 18, IST_EnEncr_1.0, whole genome shotgun sequence genome encodes:
- the LOC134468280 gene encoding trace amine-associated receptor 4-like has product MKFNSQISGSMILKEVSNITVFLIARRHAVLIRAAQRDRKRLDVHHHHHHHTSNSSSSNGSSRGYSVRLESKAARVLGILVSVFLVCLIPYYVCMMLTDALAQSYDRVVNTLLTLFFLNSMVNPVIYALFYPWFKKSVKLIVTLAICRLDSSFTNVLSSD; this is encoded by the exons AACAGTCAAATATCAGGATCAATGATTCTGAAGGAAGTCAGCAACATAACAG TCTTCCTCATTGCCAGGAGGCACGCGGTGCTCATAAGAGCAGCGCAGCGGGACAGGAAGAGACTGGAcgtccatcaccaccatcaccaccacaccagcaacagcagcagcagcaacggcagCAGTAGAGGCTACTCAGTGCGGCTGGAGAGCAAGGCAGCCAGAGTGCTGGGGATCCTGGTGTCTGTGTTCTTGGTCTGCCTGATCCCGTACTACGTCTGCATGATGCTGACGGACGCCTTGGCCCAGTCGTACGACCGTGTGGTGAACACCCTGCTGACCCTCTTCTTCCTCAACTCCATGGTCAACCCCGTGATATATGCCCTGTTTTATCCCTGGTTTAAGAAAAGCGTGAAGCTCATTGTCACACTGGCAATATGCAGACTGGACTCTTCTTTCACTAACGTGTTATCCAGTGATTGA